A window from Streptomyces subrutilus encodes these proteins:
- a CDS encoding C1 family peptidase yields the protein MHPPRPRTTAVRALAVAGCLALTAALPAASARAAADDAPPAAVDWRVGLAVTAAHNKGQCDELASQAYATAAALEGAWVIQDDHLLKSFKPLITNAAGEDVYTSVCGEPRPPLGAAFPAGAFKEWRPVASGDEDALRAAVARGPVRTKIDASHASFALYGAGVYDEPLCSSTETDHWVTIVGYGTTLGGEKYWTVKNDYGTLWGELGFIRMSRDQDNQCGIATAAEEPVLNPAPYTAPSQNPWPVFP from the coding sequence GTGCACCCACCGCGCCCCCGCACCACCGCAGTCCGCGCCCTGGCCGTGGCCGGCTGCCTGGCCCTGACGGCCGCCCTGCCCGCCGCCTCGGCGCGGGCCGCCGCGGACGACGCCCCGCCCGCGGCCGTGGACTGGCGGGTCGGCCTCGCGGTGACCGCCGCCCACAACAAGGGTCAGTGCGACGAACTCGCCAGCCAGGCCTACGCCACCGCCGCGGCGTTGGAAGGGGCCTGGGTGATCCAGGACGACCACCTCCTGAAGTCCTTCAAGCCCCTGATCACGAACGCGGCGGGCGAGGACGTCTACACCAGCGTGTGCGGCGAGCCCCGGCCCCCGCTCGGCGCGGCCTTCCCGGCGGGCGCCTTCAAGGAATGGCGCCCCGTCGCCTCCGGGGACGAGGACGCCCTGCGCGCGGCCGTCGCCCGCGGCCCGGTCCGCACGAAGATCGACGCCTCGCACGCGAGCTTCGCGCTCTACGGCGCGGGCGTCTACGACGAGCCGCTGTGCTCGTCGACCGAGACGGACCACTGGGTCACCATCGTCGGCTACGGCACCACCCTCGGCGGCGAGAAGTACTGGACCGTCAAGAACGACTACGGCACGCTCTGGGGCGAGCTCGGCTTCATCCGGATGTCCCGCGACCAGGACAACCAGTGCGGCATCGCCACCGCCGCCGAGGAACCGGTCCTCAACCCGGCTCCCTACACCGCGCCTTCGCAGAACCCCTGGCCGGTCTTCCCGTAG
- the tuf gene encoding elongation factor Tu, whose amino-acid sequence MSKEKFERTKPHVNVGTIGHVDHGKTTLTAAVTSVLAKAYGGQARAFDQIDSAPEEKARGVTINTSHVEYDTPARHYAHVDCPGHADYVKNMITGAAQMDAAILVVAATDGPMPQTREHILLARQVGVPYIVVFLNKCDMVDDEELLELVEMEIRELLGQYDFPGDDTPIVRGSALKALEGDPDWEARVIELAGVLDSYVPEPQRSVDKPFLLPIEDVYTISGRGTVVTGRVERGVVRVGEEVEVVGIKDTTRSTCTGVEMFRKLLDEGRAGENVGVLLRGVKREDIERGQILAKPGSITPHTTFESEVYILGKDEGGRHTPFFKGYRPQFYFRTTDITGTIELPEGVEVVMPGDNVRMEVTLIHPIAMEEGLRFAIREGGRTVGAGVVSRVIA is encoded by the coding sequence GTGTCCAAAGAGAAGTTCGAACGCACCAAGCCCCATGTGAACGTGGGCACCATCGGCCACGTCGACCACGGCAAGACCACGCTGACGGCCGCCGTCACCTCGGTGCTCGCCAAAGCGTACGGCGGCCAGGCCCGCGCCTTCGACCAGATCGACAGCGCGCCGGAGGAGAAGGCGCGCGGCGTCACGATCAACACCAGCCACGTCGAGTACGACACCCCGGCCCGGCACTACGCCCACGTGGACTGTCCCGGGCACGCCGACTACGTGAAGAACATGATCACCGGCGCGGCCCAGATGGACGCGGCGATCCTCGTGGTCGCGGCGACCGACGGCCCGATGCCGCAGACCCGGGAGCACATCCTGCTGGCCCGGCAGGTCGGCGTCCCGTACATCGTCGTGTTCCTCAACAAGTGCGACATGGTCGACGACGAGGAACTCCTCGAACTCGTCGAGATGGAGATCCGCGAACTCCTCGGCCAGTACGACTTCCCCGGCGACGACACGCCGATCGTGCGCGGATCGGCCCTGAAGGCGCTGGAGGGCGACCCGGACTGGGAGGCCAGGGTGATCGAGCTCGCCGGCGTCCTCGACTCCTACGTGCCCGAGCCCCAACGCTCCGTGGACAAGCCGTTCCTGCTGCCCATCGAGGACGTGTACACGATCAGCGGACGCGGCACCGTCGTCACCGGCCGGGTGGAGCGGGGCGTGGTCAGGGTCGGCGAGGAGGTCGAGGTCGTCGGCATCAAGGACACCACCCGGTCCACGTGCACGGGCGTGGAGATGTTCCGCAAACTGCTCGACGAGGGCCGGGCGGGCGAGAACGTCGGTGTGCTGCTGCGCGGCGTGAAGCGCGAGGACATCGAGCGCGGCCAGATCCTCGCGAAGCCGGGGTCCATCACCCCGCACACCACCTTCGAGTCCGAGGTGTACATCCTCGGCAAGGACGAGGGCGGCCGTCACACGCCCTTCTTCAAGGGGTACCGGCCGCAGTTCTACTTCCGTACCACCGACATCACCGGCACCATCGAGCTCCCCGAGGGCGTGGAGGTCGTCATGCCCGGTGACAACGTCCGCATGGAGGTGACCCTCATCCACCCCATCGCCATGGAGGAAGGCCTCCGCTTCGCCATCCGCGAGGGCGGCCGCACGGTCGGCGCGGGCGTCGTCTCCCGGGTCATCGCCTGA
- a CDS encoding glycosyltransferase, translated as MRILFTGPASAGHLFPMVPTAQALQAAGHQVLFAGSAPLDQLRQTGLPVVGIGDGSTLSEAFRRASDGAEPQFVSDGSSPEDTEERAAAGFAEHGRVTIDDLLAVATAWRPDVLVHAAFQAAAPLVSAALGIPAVVHNFGPMPGSGMVDRLAALLAGEYRARGVEGPAAHTVLDVVPAPLGGDGTGWRVRYVPYNGGGTVPGDLLARGARPRIAVTLGTVVTAYTGVGPVARLIAEAASVDAEFLLAVADTDLGPLGTLPANVRPLPWVPLAQLLDTADAIVHHGGAGTMLTAAARGVPQLILPQGADHFINVAAATELGFALRAQGDAVDAALLGRLLGDDALRKAAAATRADIDALPSPAGLVASFEALG; from the coding sequence GTGCGCATCCTCTTCACCGGCCCCGCTTCGGCGGGCCACCTGTTCCCGATGGTGCCGACCGCCCAGGCACTCCAAGCCGCCGGACACCAGGTGCTGTTCGCCGGTTCGGCCCCGCTCGACCAGTTGCGGCAGACCGGCCTGCCCGTCGTCGGGATCGGCGACGGGTCGACGCTCTCGGAGGCCTTCCGGCGCGCCTCGGACGGCGCCGAACCGCAGTTCGTCTCCGACGGCAGCAGCCCGGAGGACACCGAGGAGCGGGCCGCGGCCGGCTTCGCCGAACACGGCCGGGTCACCATCGACGACCTCCTCGCCGTCGCCACCGCCTGGCGCCCGGACGTCCTCGTCCACGCCGCCTTCCAGGCCGCCGCACCCCTGGTCTCGGCAGCCCTCGGGATACCCGCCGTGGTGCACAACTTCGGCCCGATGCCGGGCTCCGGCATGGTCGACCGGCTCGCCGCGCTGCTGGCCGGCGAGTACCGGGCCCGCGGGGTCGAAGGCCCGGCCGCCCACACGGTCCTCGACGTCGTACCGGCCCCCCTCGGCGGGGACGGCACCGGCTGGCGGGTCCGCTACGTGCCCTACAACGGCGGCGGCACCGTGCCCGGCGACCTGCTGGCCCGTGGCGCCCGGCCCCGGATCGCGGTCACGCTCGGGACGGTGGTGACCGCGTACACGGGCGTCGGCCCGGTCGCCCGGCTGATCGCCGAGGCCGCCTCCGTCGACGCCGAGTTCCTGCTCGCCGTCGCCGACACCGACCTGGGCCCGCTCGGTACCCTTCCCGCCAACGTACGCCCGCTGCCCTGGGTGCCGCTGGCCCAACTGCTCGACACGGCCGACGCGATCGTGCACCACGGCGGCGCCGGCACCATGCTCACCGCCGCGGCCCGCGGCGTCCCGCAGCTGATCCTCCCGCAGGGCGCCGACCACTTCATCAACGTCGCCGCCGCGACCGAGCTGGGCTTCGCCCTCCGCGCGCAGGGCGACGCCGTGGACGCCGCGCTGCTCGGCCGGCTGCTCGGCGACGACGCCCTGCGCAAGGCCGCCGCCGCCACCCGGGCCGACATCGACGCGCTGCCTTCCCCCGCCGGCCTCGTCGCCTCCTTCGAAGCCCTCGGGTAG
- a CDS encoding MFS transporter yields MRSGHRKGRRLGHRSGRPFGWLWGAYATSALGTWLAFGAFPLIAVQVLHAGPAEVAALSSAGAAVGAVVALPLGPWVEFRRKRPVLITMDLVRCGALLTVPAAFACDALTFTQLLLVSIVVAAADIGFRAASGAYLKTLLAPEELLLANARFESTAWTTTIIGPPLGGALVGLLGPVATVVADAVSYLLSAAGLRAMGAGHEPPPERRDAARMRAGDLLDGWRYLLADAVLRPLFFNTALFNGLVMATQPLLAVLMLGRLGFAPWQYGLAFAAPAVGGLLGSRLARPLAARFGQHRVLVASGTLRALWPVGLAFLGPGTGGLLLVIGVELGLIFCCGVFNPVCATYRLERTATDRVARTLSAWAVTSKASTALLTAVWGVLGGLLGPRTAIGLAGVLLLATPLLLPRRAAAHPAEPAPHPAPSAL; encoded by the coding sequence ATGCGGAGCGGGCACCGGAAGGGACGGCGGCTCGGGCACCGGTCGGGACGGCCGTTCGGGTGGCTCTGGGGTGCGTACGCGACGAGCGCGCTCGGCACCTGGCTCGCCTTCGGCGCGTTCCCCCTGATCGCCGTCCAGGTGCTGCACGCCGGGCCGGCCGAGGTCGCCGCCCTCTCCTCCGCCGGGGCCGCGGTGGGCGCGGTCGTCGCGCTGCCGCTCGGCCCGTGGGTGGAGTTCCGCCGCAAACGGCCGGTGCTGATCACGATGGACCTGGTGCGGTGCGGGGCGCTGCTGACGGTCCCCGCCGCGTTCGCGTGCGACGCGCTCACCTTCACCCAGCTCCTGCTGGTGTCGATCGTCGTCGCGGCGGCCGACATCGGCTTCCGCGCCGCCTCCGGCGCGTACCTGAAGACGCTGCTGGCGCCGGAGGAGCTGCTCCTCGCCAACGCCCGTTTCGAGTCCACGGCCTGGACGACCACGATCATCGGCCCGCCGCTGGGCGGTGCGCTCGTCGGGCTCCTCGGCCCGGTGGCGACCGTGGTGGCCGACGCGGTCAGCTACCTCCTCTCGGCGGCGGGCCTGCGCGCGATGGGCGCCGGGCACGAGCCGCCGCCCGAGCGCCGGGACGCCGCCCGCATGCGGGCCGGGGACCTGCTCGACGGCTGGCGGTACCTGCTCGCCGACGCCGTGCTGCGGCCGCTGTTCTTCAACACGGCCCTGTTCAACGGGCTGGTCATGGCCACCCAGCCGCTGCTGGCCGTCCTGATGCTCGGCCGCCTCGGGTTCGCGCCCTGGCAGTACGGCCTCGCCTTCGCCGCGCCCGCGGTCGGCGGCCTGCTCGGTTCGCGGCTGGCCCGACCGCTCGCCGCCCGGTTCGGACAGCACCGGGTGCTGGTCGCGTCGGGGACGCTGCGCGCGCTCTGGCCCGTCGGCCTGGCCTTCCTCGGGCCGGGCACCGGCGGACTGCTGCTGGTGATCGGCGTCGAGCTCGGGCTGATCTTCTGCTGCGGCGTCTTCAACCCCGTCTGCGCCACCTACCGCCTGGAGCGCACCGCGACGGACCGGGTCGCCCGCACCCTGTCCGCCTGGGCCGTCACGTCCAAGGCCTCGACCGCGCTCCTGACGGCCGTCTGGGGCGTACTGGGCGGCCTGCTCGGTCCGCGTACGGCCATCGGCCTGGCCGGCGTGCTCCTGCTGGCCACCCCGCTGCTGCTGCCCCGCCGCGCGGCGGCGCACCCCGCCGAGCCGGCTCCGCATCCGGCCCCGAGCGCTCTCTGA
- a CDS encoding LysR family transcriptional regulator produces MDLDTVRTFVAAADAGRFQEAAAELAVTQQAVSKRIAALERSLGVRLFTRTARGAELTIDGQAFLPHARELLRVAERAAASVRSGRRPLRVDVIASRGAASGLMRGFHRAHPEVDLDVVMLFEIEAAVAAVRSGAIDASFRAVAVPGRPLPPDIESVRVLDEPLQLLTGPAHALAAARSVPLARLAGHRIWMPGIVPGTEWAAYYADLVAEFGLTIEATGPNFGSDALLDTIADTPALATFTGGHTRLVWPDGHGLRRIPVTDPTPVYPHSLLWHRDNPHPALTTLRAHLAATATGHDAAGTWSPAWVTGDAA; encoded by the coding sequence ATGGACCTCGACACCGTCCGGACGTTCGTCGCCGCCGCCGACGCGGGGCGCTTCCAGGAGGCCGCCGCCGAGCTGGCGGTGACCCAGCAGGCCGTCTCCAAGCGCATCGCCGCGCTGGAGCGGAGCCTCGGCGTACGGCTGTTCACCCGCACCGCGCGCGGCGCCGAGCTCACCATCGACGGGCAGGCCTTCCTGCCCCACGCACGGGAGCTGCTGCGCGTCGCCGAGCGCGCGGCCGCGTCCGTGCGCAGCGGCCGCCGTCCGCTGCGCGTCGACGTGATCGCCTCGCGCGGCGCGGCGTCGGGCCTGATGCGCGGCTTCCACCGCGCGCACCCCGAGGTCGACCTCGACGTGGTGATGCTGTTCGAGATCGAGGCGGCCGTCGCCGCCGTCCGGTCCGGGGCGATCGACGCGTCCTTCCGCGCCGTCGCCGTCCCCGGCCGTCCCCTTCCCCCGGACATCGAGTCGGTCCGGGTGCTCGACGAACCCCTCCAGCTCCTCACCGGCCCCGCCCACGCGCTGGCTGCCGCCCGGTCGGTGCCCCTGGCCCGGCTCGCCGGGCACCGGATCTGGATGCCCGGCATCGTTCCCGGCACCGAGTGGGCCGCCTACTACGCGGACCTCGTCGCCGAGTTCGGCCTCACCATCGAGGCGACCGGCCCCAACTTCGGTTCCGACGCGCTGCTCGACACCATCGCCGACACCCCGGCCCTGGCCACCTTCACGGGCGGCCACACCCGCCTGGTCTGGCCCGACGGCCACGGACTGCGCCGCATCCCGGTGACCGACCCGACGCCCGTGTACCCGCACTCGCTCCTCTGGCACCGCGACAACCCGCACCCGGCGCTGACCACCCTGCGCGCCCACCTCGCGGCGACGGCGACGGGCCACGACGCCGCCGGTACCTGGAGCCCGGCCTGGGTGACCGGCGACGCCGCCTGA
- a CDS encoding S8 family peptidase, translating to MNTRIKIALTTAVTAAAALTGPLAAGPADASATPKTEPAPLIRAAKPVPGKYIVTLDELVDPAAAAAALGLKPAFLYSRALNGFAVPLTPLQLTAVRNAPGVKTVEEDAKISAPATATATAAGSAPSAARGPAPTWGLDRIDQRDLPLDGTFTTAGDGAGVTAYILDTGIDYGHAEFGGPDSSRASFGFDAVGDGRQGTDCNGHGTHVAGTVAGRTYGVARKAGLVSVRVLNCEGQGEYSGMIAGLDWVAKNAVQPAVLNGSLGGDKSTALDNAVTALSDAGVLPVLAAGNDAKDACGVSPASADRVLTVAAADRYDEETDFSNWGPCVSLYAPGEDVLSAKLGGGSVSLSGTSMAAPHATGVAVLYKQAHPAADSAEVAAWIDEQSTKDVLKSVGKGTANHLLFTDGL from the coding sequence GTGAACACACGCATCAAGATCGCGCTCACGACCGCCGTCACCGCGGCCGCCGCCCTCACCGGCCCCCTCGCCGCCGGCCCGGCCGACGCCTCCGCCACGCCGAAAACAGAACCCGCGCCGCTGATCCGCGCGGCCAAACCGGTTCCCGGCAAGTACATCGTCACCCTCGACGAGCTCGTCGACCCGGCCGCGGCCGCGGCCGCCCTCGGGCTGAAGCCCGCCTTCCTCTACAGCAGGGCCCTCAACGGCTTCGCCGTCCCCCTCACCCCGCTCCAGCTGACGGCCGTCCGCAACGCTCCCGGCGTGAAGACGGTGGAGGAGGACGCGAAGATCTCCGCTCCGGCGACGGCGACGGCGACGGCGGCCGGCTCGGCCCCGTCCGCCGCCCGCGGCCCGGCCCCCACCTGGGGCCTGGACCGCATCGACCAGCGCGACCTACCGCTCGACGGCACCTTCACCACCGCGGGCGACGGCGCAGGGGTCACCGCCTACATCCTCGACACCGGCATCGACTACGGGCACGCCGAGTTCGGCGGCCCCGACAGCAGCCGCGCCTCGTTCGGCTTCGACGCCGTCGGCGACGGACGCCAGGGCACGGACTGCAACGGCCACGGCACCCATGTCGCCGGTACGGTCGCGGGCCGGACCTACGGCGTCGCCCGGAAGGCCGGCCTCGTCAGCGTCCGCGTCCTGAACTGCGAGGGCCAGGGCGAGTACTCCGGGATGATCGCTGGCCTGGACTGGGTGGCGAAGAACGCCGTGCAGCCCGCCGTCCTCAACGGTTCCCTCGGCGGCGACAAGTCCACGGCCCTCGACAACGCCGTGACCGCCCTGTCCGACGCGGGCGTCCTGCCGGTCCTCGCCGCCGGCAACGACGCCAAGGACGCCTGCGGCGTGTCCCCCGCATCCGCCGACCGGGTCCTGACCGTCGCCGCCGCCGACCGGTACGACGAGGAGACCGACTTCTCCAACTGGGGCCCCTGCGTGAGCCTCTACGCCCCCGGCGAGGACGTCCTCTCCGCGAAGCTCGGCGGCGGGTCCGTCTCCCTGAGCGGCACCTCGATGGCCGCCCCCCACGCCACCGGGGTCGCCGTCCTCTACAAGCAGGCCCACCCCGCGGCCGACTCCGCCGAGGTCGCCGCGTGGATCGACGAGCAGTCCACCAAGGACGTCCTGAAGAGCGTCGGCAAGGGCACCGCCAACCACCTCCTCTTCACCGACGGCCTTTAG
- a CDS encoding DNA glycosylase AlkZ-like family protein, with translation MTAPTPPPATELSLAEARDIAVAAALPADGFPDVAAALARLRAVQLDGISTLARAHQLTLSARVPGATTVDVDGALHHGPEPLAFDYPAHALALVPLADWPLWAFRRRATRRRPRYPGQEVRAALFARIERDGPLPLRRLREGAEPGAGWDWSPTKTAVEFLVWSGELACTRRTGGQRLFDLAERCVPAASLSDAHSDDACLTRLLGHAGAALGVATTDDLADYLRVPVPVAARILPDTRLTAVRVEGWGPAWADPRALAEPAGPRRAPVFLGPFDNLVWYRPRVQRLFGFTQVFEAYKPPALRRHGYYVCPLLADGRLIGRADFARRDGALTVQRASLEPGAGPEAAAHFARACRTLAAATGQTRTERADHATDAATAAAWGSGPDGP, from the coding sequence GTGACCGCCCCGACGCCGCCCCCCGCGACCGAACTGTCCCTGGCCGAGGCCCGGGACATCGCCGTCGCCGCCGCCCTCCCCGCCGACGGCTTCCCCGACGTGGCCGCGGCCCTCGCCCGTCTGCGCGCCGTCCAGCTCGACGGCATCAGCACCCTGGCCCGCGCCCACCAGCTCACCCTGAGCGCACGCGTACCGGGCGCGACCACCGTGGACGTCGACGGCGCCCTCCACCACGGCCCCGAGCCGCTCGCGTTCGACTACCCCGCCCACGCGCTGGCCCTCGTCCCGCTCGCCGACTGGCCCCTGTGGGCCTTCCGCCGCCGTGCCACCCGCCGCCGCCCCCGGTACCCCGGCCAGGAGGTCCGCGCCGCACTCTTCGCCCGCATCGAACGCGACGGACCGCTGCCCCTGCGCCGGCTGCGCGAAGGGGCCGAGCCGGGCGCCGGCTGGGACTGGAGCCCGACCAAGACCGCCGTGGAGTTCCTCGTCTGGTCCGGCGAACTCGCCTGCACCCGCCGTACCGGCGGCCAGCGCCTCTTCGACCTCGCCGAACGCTGCGTCCCGGCCGCCTCCCTGAGCGACGCGCACTCCGACGACGCGTGCCTGACCCGGCTCCTGGGCCACGCCGGGGCCGCGCTCGGCGTCGCCACGACGGACGACCTCGCCGACTACCTCCGCGTCCCCGTCCCGGTCGCCGCGCGCATCCTGCCCGACACCCGGCTCACCGCCGTACGGGTCGAGGGCTGGGGGCCGGCCTGGGCCGACCCGAGGGCGCTCGCCGAGCCCGCCGGGCCCCGCCGCGCGCCGGTGTTCCTCGGGCCGTTCGACAACCTGGTGTGGTACCGGCCGCGCGTGCAGCGCCTGTTCGGCTTCACCCAGGTCTTCGAGGCGTACAAGCCGCCGGCCCTCCGCCGGCACGGCTACTACGTCTGCCCGCTCCTCGCCGACGGCCGGCTGATCGGCCGCGCCGACTTCGCGCGCCGCGACGGCGCCCTCACCGTTCAGCGGGCCTCCCTCGAACCGGGTGCCGGGCCGGAGGCGGCCGCGCACTTCGCCCGCGCCTGCCGCACCCTCGCCGCGGCCACCGGCCAGACCCGCACCGAGCGCGCCGACCACGCGACGGACGCCGCCACGGCCGCCGCATGGGGCAGCGGGCCGGACGGACCGTGA
- a CDS encoding MFS transporter produces the protein MTARAGQGHRRRPADVLRHLARPPVRGLLTLAFLARTTAAVLPVTLLLALAESHGYARAALVGGGYTFVIALCAPLRGRLLDRYGAHRALTRLGAATALLLGLVACSVEFRWPWWTTLPLVVTAGLASPPLNAALRSSWRRLAADEAQLKAVHSADSVLEEAGFVLAPLTAGAAITLLGPRHAYETAAAAFVAVTALYLAAARRHHLGTTRPAPAEPGPARVGPRSRRWLGPLATPGTTAILLPLSVMGCVFGGTGVLVPAYTQSQHATVWLGPLLAAVSTGGVIGGILYAMIDWKAGLWRTYRLLTLGFTLPAMLLFLARPLWLLAALLLLAGLFVTPLFINAFLLIDATATDDTRVEANTWVGASTDITGGVTAVVIGALVQHQRWDTALLTLTCCATVGALGALLAPGRRPAAPPTSLPAARPGRAAAPGPAKTPAAEPRP, from the coding sequence GTGACCGCCCGCGCCGGGCAGGGCCACCGCCGGCGCCCCGCCGACGTGCTGCGGCACCTGGCCCGCCCGCCCGTACGGGGCCTCCTCACGCTCGCGTTCCTCGCCCGCACCACCGCCGCCGTCCTGCCCGTCACCCTGCTCCTGGCGCTCGCCGAGTCCCACGGCTACGCCCGCGCCGCGCTCGTCGGCGGCGGCTACACCTTCGTGATCGCCCTCTGCGCCCCGCTGCGCGGACGCCTCCTCGACCGGTACGGCGCCCACCGCGCGCTCACCCGGCTGGGCGCCGCGACCGCGCTGCTCCTGGGACTGGTCGCCTGCAGCGTCGAGTTCCGGTGGCCGTGGTGGACGACGCTGCCGCTCGTCGTGACCGCCGGCCTGGCCAGTCCGCCGCTGAACGCCGCCCTGCGCTCGTCCTGGCGACGGCTGGCCGCCGACGAGGCCCAGCTCAAGGCGGTGCACAGCGCCGACTCCGTGCTGGAGGAGGCGGGCTTCGTCCTGGCACCGCTCACCGCCGGCGCCGCGATCACCCTGCTCGGCCCCCGCCACGCCTACGAGACGGCCGCCGCCGCCTTCGTCGCGGTCACCGCCCTCTACCTGGCCGCCGCCCGCCGCCACCACCTCGGCACCACCCGCCCCGCACCGGCCGAACCGGGCCCCGCACGCGTCGGCCCGCGGTCGCGCCGGTGGCTCGGGCCGCTCGCCACCCCGGGCACGACCGCGATCCTCCTGCCCCTGTCCGTCATGGGGTGCGTCTTCGGCGGTACCGGCGTCCTCGTCCCCGCCTACACCCAGAGCCAGCACGCCACCGTCTGGCTCGGCCCGCTCCTCGCCGCCGTCAGCACCGGCGGGGTCATCGGCGGCATCCTCTACGCCATGATCGACTGGAAGGCCGGGCTGTGGCGCACGTACCGCCTCCTGACCCTCGGCTTCACCCTCCCCGCCATGCTCCTCTTCCTCGCCCGCCCCCTCTGGCTCCTCGCCGCCCTGCTGCTCCTGGCCGGGCTGTTCGTCACCCCGCTGTTCATCAACGCCTTCCTCCTCATCGACGCCACCGCCACCGACGACACCCGCGTCGAGGCGAACACCTGGGTCGGCGCCTCCACCGACATCACCGGCGGCGTCACGGCCGTCGTCATCGGCGCCCTCGTCCAACACCAGAGATGGGACACCGCCCTGCTCACCCTCACCTGTTGTGCGACGGTCGGCGCCCTCGGCGCGCTCCTGGCCCCCGGCCGCCGCCCGGCCGCGCCGCCCACCTCCCTGCCCGCGGCGCGGCCCGGCCGTGCCGCGGCACCGGGCCCGGCCAAGACCCCCGCGGCGGAGCCGCGCCCGTGA
- a CDS encoding YncE family protein, giving the protein MRNIQFFSTDTDDGVVSVVAKTGAGEHRAIAQIPIGNAPRGGVKFTKDGRGFVCNTSQNTISEIDAVALTEVRRIEVGHGPRGQGLLPGDKYLLVSNSGSDTVSVVDLELNLEVHRIPTGRDPRHMGINQAGTIAYVCVWGGGYISKLDISPLAAGDPQGVTELAQIPVDREAHPYSLGIDPSGARVFVANTQASYVTVIDVATDETHRVDVGSTGGRGVAFTTDGRYALVTVENSSTIAVIDVATLRVTRQIPTGSGPRGLVVDQGDQTVYVTNFARAGMMSAAHPHFAPNSLTMVDLTSAPLDRDEGVFTYEEITVGYGPCSVVLFDLDTLSEPERLRRLGRAGTPA; this is encoded by the coding sequence ATGCGCAATATCCAGTTCTTCTCCACCGACACCGACGACGGAGTCGTCTCCGTCGTCGCCAAGACCGGTGCGGGCGAGCACCGCGCCATCGCACAGATTCCCATCGGCAACGCGCCCCGCGGAGGAGTGAAGTTCACCAAGGACGGCCGCGGATTCGTCTGCAACACCTCGCAGAACACGATCTCCGAAATCGACGCCGTCGCCCTCACCGAGGTACGCCGCATCGAGGTCGGCCACGGCCCCCGCGGCCAGGGCCTGCTGCCCGGCGACAAGTACCTCCTCGTCTCCAACTCCGGTTCCGACACCGTCTCCGTCGTCGACCTGGAGCTGAACCTGGAGGTCCACCGGATCCCCACCGGCCGCGACCCCCGCCACATGGGCATCAACCAGGCCGGCACCATCGCCTACGTCTGCGTCTGGGGCGGCGGCTACATCAGCAAGCTCGACATCAGCCCCCTCGCCGCAGGCGACCCGCAGGGCGTCACCGAACTCGCGCAGATCCCCGTCGACCGCGAAGCCCACCCCTACAGCCTCGGCATCGACCCGTCCGGCGCCCGGGTGTTCGTCGCGAACACCCAGGCCTCCTACGTGACCGTCATCGACGTCGCCACCGACGAGACGCACCGCGTCGACGTCGGCTCGACCGGCGGCCGCGGCGTCGCGTTCACCACCGACGGCCGGTACGCCCTGGTGACCGTCGAGAACTCGTCCACGATCGCCGTCATCGACGTCGCCACCCTGCGGGTCACCCGCCAGATCCCCACCGGCTCCGGCCCCCGCGGCCTCGTCGTCGACCAGGGCGACCAGACCGTCTACGTCACCAACTTCGCCCGCGCCGGCATGATGAGCGCCGCCCACCCCCACTTCGCCCCCAACTCCCTCACCATGGTCGACCTGACCTCCGCCCCCCTCGACCGGGACGAGGGCGTCTTCACCTACGAGGAGATCACCGTGGGCTACGGACCCTGCTCCGTGGTCCTGTTCGACCTCGACACCCTCTCCGAGCCCGAGCGCCTGCGCCGCCTCGGCCGCGCCGGCACCCCCGCCTGA
- a CDS encoding TIGR02466 family protein — protein MQLFATAVARTRCPFADEVNGRLAGLLAERTGAGVKEFGYKRETAGEFTRWGGQDAVRLSRWVCAVAGRFTESLTGMPLAEAFGRSLDREAEREAGEVRAVAVGVTRSWASHYRAGDRHEPHFHPNTALSAVYYVAAPGVCEIDLIDPRPAVDYYDPGITLAGESHRVRLACTPGELLVFPGWLRHAVPPFRDEAPRVSVAWNLNYTLG, from the coding sequence ATGCAGCTGTTCGCCACCGCCGTCGCCCGCACCCGGTGCCCGTTCGCCGACGAGGTCAACGGCCGCCTGGCCGGCCTGCTGGCCGAGCGGACCGGTGCGGGGGTGAAGGAGTTCGGCTACAAGCGGGAGACCGCGGGGGAGTTCACCCGGTGGGGAGGCCAGGACGCCGTCCGGCTCAGCCGGTGGGTGTGCGCGGTGGCCGGCAGGTTCACCGAGTCCCTGACCGGGATGCCGCTCGCGGAGGCCTTCGGTCGCTCGCTGGACCGCGAGGCCGAGCGGGAGGCGGGCGAGGTGCGGGCGGTGGCGGTGGGCGTGACCCGCAGCTGGGCCTCCCACTACCGGGCCGGCGACCGGCACGAGCCGCACTTCCACCCCAACACCGCCCTCTCCGCGGTCTACTACGTGGCCGCGCCCGGCGTGTGCGAGATCGACCTGATCGACCCCCGCCCGGCCGTCGACTACTACGACCCGGGCATCACCCTGGCCGGCGAGAGCCACCGCGTCCGCCTCGCCTGCACGCCCGGCGAGCTGCTGGTCTTCCCCGGCTGGCTCCGGCACGCCGTACCGCCGTTCCGGGACGAGGCACCCCGTGTGTCCGTCGCCTGGAACCTGAACTACACCCTCGGCTGA